GCCCAGTGACTGCAGAAATGTTCGTTTTACTCTCGGAAACTGCCTGCAGCACTTCATTGAGCAGTCCATTACGATCATGACCTGTAATCTCAATATCCACACTGTAGTTTGCTTCCATCGTACCTTCCCATTCCACTTCAATCACCCTTGCTGCTTCTTCTCCGTCACCTTCACTCGGAATGTTAGGACAATCCTGGCGATGTACAGATACACCCCGGCCCCGTGTAACATACCCTACAATGTCGTCACCCGGTACCGGATTACAACATCGTGCAAAACGGACAAGTAAATTTTCAATTCCCTTTACACTAACACCATTGGTCGGTTGATTACGTTTTTCGCCGGAAGACTTGATCTCCTTCATCTCTGAAGTAAGCTCTAAATGATTAGCAGCTTCTTCCTGCTCTTTGCGCAGCTTTTCCGTCAGACGGGAAGCAATCTGCGAAGCGGTAATCCCACCAAATCCAACAGCAGATAGCATATCCTCAACATCGTTAAAAGCAAATTTCTTCGCTGCTTCTAAAAGCTTATCATCAGAAATCCATTCAGAAACCTCGACATTCAGACGCTTCAGCTCACGTTCAATCGCTTCGCGACCTTTTTCGACATTTTCCTCACGTTTTTCTTTTTTGAACCATTGCTTAATTTTGCTTCGCGCATGTGAGGATTGAGCAATCTTGAGCCAGTCGCGGCTTGGTCCGTACGAATGCTTCGATGTCAGTATCTCTACAATATCGCCCGTCTTCAACTTGTGATCCAACGGTACGATCCGCCCATTCACCTTAGAACCAATCGTACGATTACCCACTTCCGTATGAATACGGAATGCAAAATCAAGTGGTACAGAACCCGCAGGAAGCTCAATAACCTCGCCTTTAGGCGTAAACACGAACACAAGATCCGAGAAAAAGTCCATTTTGAGTGATTTTACGAACTCTTCGGCATCCTTGGCCTCATGCTGAAGCTCCAATATTTCGCGAAAAAAAGGCATCCGATTCTCAGGATTCACATTATTGCTGGTTCCTTCTTTGTATGCCCAGTGTGCTGCTATCCCGAATTCAGCCGTGCGATGCATTTCCCAAGTGCGAATTTGCACTTCGGTTGGCTCTCCGCCAGGACCTACCACTGTAGTATGCAAAGATTGATACATATTGGCTTTGGGCATAGCTATATAATCTTTAAATCGACCTGGCATTGGCTTCCAAAGGGTATGAATAATTCCGAGGGTTGCATAACAATCCTTGATATTATCCACAATGATACGGATGGCCAGCAGGTCATAGATCTCATTAAACTGTTTGTTTTTCGTACTCATTTTGTTATAGACACTGTAGATATGCTTCGGACGACCTGAAAGATCACCTTCAATGCCCATTTCATCCAGCTTGGCACGAATACGGCCAATTACGCTGTCGATAAATTGCTCACGTTCAGCCCGCTTCTTATGCACTAGATTAGCAATGCGATAATACTGCTGCGGATTCAAGTAACGAAGCGCAATATCCTCCATCTCCCACTTAATCGCGGAAATCCCCAAACGATCAGCTACAGGACAGAAAATCTCCAGCGTTTCATAAGAAATACGTCGCTGGCTCTCTTCAGATTGATACTTTAACGTACGCATATTATGCAGGCGATCCGCTAGTTTGATAACGATGACCCGGATATCCTGCGCCATCGCAATAAACATCTTACGGTAATTCTCGTTCTGCTGCTCTTCCTTTGAGCGAAAACGGATGCGTTCCAGCTTAGTTAAGCCATCGACAAGCATCGCGCAGGTATCGCCAAATTTCGCGCGGATTTGTTCCAATGAGACCGTCGTATCTTCCACAACATCATGCAAAAGCGCCGCAACAATAGATATAACATCCATTTGCATATTGACGACAATATCTGCCACCGCCAGCGGATGCAGAATGTATGGCTCCCCCGACTTGCGGATCTGCCCGTGATGAGCCTGATCGGCAAATTCATAAGCTTCCCGGATGCGGAGAAGATCTTTATCTTTTATATAGGCGCCAGCCTTATCAATTAATCGCTCTATGCCCATTCTCGTCGTATCCGTTTCCTTTCTATAATAAAATGAACCCGCAATCATTCTGAAATCTGCAGGTTCCAATCATTTCGCAAGCAACTTACGCTCTTGTTCAAAGTTGTCTATAATTATGACGCTTACGAGGGATTACGTCAACACTTGCCATCTCATGGTATTCAAGAAGTAAAAGTTATGAAAATCGGACAAATTAATAACACTTGTGAAAATGTTGTTGTAAAAATGTCCAGTTCTATTTAATCTAGTAAAGGCGGATTTTCGCTGGACAACATCATATCCATTAAGAAAGAGGAGTGAACTCCA
This genomic stretch from Paenibacillus sp. FSL H7-0737 harbors:
- a CDS encoding RelA/SpoT family protein: MGIERLIDKAGAYIKDKDLLRIREAYEFADQAHHGQIRKSGEPYILHPLAVADIVVNMQMDVISIVAALLHDVVEDTTVSLEQIRAKFGDTCAMLVDGLTKLERIRFRSKEEQQNENYRKMFIAMAQDIRVIVIKLADRLHNMRTLKYQSEESQRRISYETLEIFCPVADRLGISAIKWEMEDIALRYLNPQQYYRIANLVHKKRAEREQFIDSVIGRIRAKLDEMGIEGDLSGRPKHIYSVYNKMSTKNKQFNEIYDLLAIRIIVDNIKDCYATLGIIHTLWKPMPGRFKDYIAMPKANMYQSLHTTVVGPGGEPTEVQIRTWEMHRTAEFGIAAHWAYKEGTSNNVNPENRMPFFREILELQHEAKDAEEFVKSLKMDFFSDLVFVFTPKGEVIELPAGSVPLDFAFRIHTEVGNRTIGSKVNGRIVPLDHKLKTGDIVEILTSKHSYGPSRDWLKIAQSSHARSKIKQWFKKEKREENVEKGREAIERELKRLNVEVSEWISDDKLLEAAKKFAFNDVEDMLSAVGFGGITASQIASRLTEKLRKEQEEAANHLELTSEMKEIKSSGEKRNQPTNGVSVKGIENLLVRFARCCNPVPGDDIVGYVTRGRGVSVHRQDCPNIPSEGDGEEAARVIEVEWEGTMEANYSVDIEITGHDRNGLLNEVLQAVSESKTNISAVTGRSDKNKMAMIHMTILIRNTEHLQSVVDKVKRVKDVYTVNRIMQ